A stretch of Bacteroidales bacterium DNA encodes these proteins:
- a CDS encoding PKD domain-containing protein: MGKFYHNIIAFVLLICIAKASAGANPQILSVTPNNTSVPRYEKLELTVNLTATFNSPYDFDQVNLQCTFTSPTGKVFVVDGFYYQDFTMTQPNVLVPNGQPDWRIRFAPNETGTWSYLVKLTDTQGSTTHISQQFSCTNSSHKGFVKRDGDHLLYDNGNRFLALGTNLAWTEWASGFTIYNDWLNSLKNNGGNYVKITMAPWIFGLEWGAGSLGNYTGRQNRAWGLDWVFEKLQQQNIYCQFHFLVHDELRTDYTTGWNENPYKSSNGGPCNNPQDFFTNATAKKNYKQKMRYSNARWGYSSYLHSWEVMSETDNTGFYSSNYTQTYNWVNEMSDYIRNIDNYDRPVSSGFAWPQNDPNYWNSSQADYTQSHIYANIPDLEMKVYNYSKYYLDRYQKPHIVGEFALGHDPSVIYQSDPNGVAFHNVLWSSVFSGSMGSAMSWWWDNYLYPNGFFSYFQPISSLINQANINDISWYHDLPLTSSNVHETLEVFPDFSSTSQKAPSNDFTIGPSGSISPTEMDLGQHLYGSLYNSLRNPPKFHVHYIKPGKFKVRTGNTVVLSKIRIRLNGVSIINTNASANTTYSIDVPEGFHFIDVENSGTGIMRIEKYQLENYKPQIRAFTLRKNNQVLGWFQNINYNWKRLLESGPPPPYSGGKINMQNLSPGLYKINWYNGNATIDSAQYKFTADGNLQLDVPPVVWDGAFDAKFFVPFHIDFAATPRTGFSPLTVQFTDQTIYTTGGTFNWMWTFGDGTFSFQQNPQKIYTNPGIYTVTLQVSSGQYVHSVTRQNFIVVDQPVVADFVGAPTIVLPGSPVQFADLSVGNPTSWMWTFGDGTLSFQQNPSKTYTQPGIYTVSLMVQKGSQSNTKTRTNYIQVLTPLIANFFSSATTSLPGQVINFTDQSIGIPTTWYWDFGNGTTSTVKNPMVTYSTPGLYSVSLTVTNAYQQNTITKTNYIHILSPLIANFEGSPVNLLTGQQVSFNDLSLGNPTGWIWDFGDGMTSTLPNPVHSFSQEGYFTISLTVNDPLQTSTETKPNYIYVEDTIFADFTTNQTTSLPGQTIPFYDNSQGDPTSWFWDFGNGLTSTLQNPEMVFNDPGAYSISLTIATGLQQNTITKSNYITILVPLIADFKVDTTFAWTGQTISFTDLTTGSPEEWLWDFGDGQTSMLQHPVHVYSDEAYYTVTLIVNNLMQSSTETKTDYIYIREPLSADFTSDTTIVIPGQPIQFTDLSSGFPETWFWTFGDGFSSYAQYPMHQYSNSGEYNVSLRVKRDNYTSNTVKTKYIKVLPPLVADFTTDKQVAFVDETIQFTDLSIGEPYSWFWDFGNFSNAVIQHPETSYSEPGVYTIELAVSNEYQQDVRIKENFITIIEPLVASFTSNFQEVKIGEKVQFFDLTTGSPDYWKWIFSSGDSSFVQNPFITFWEPGYVDVTLIAANQYLTDTLILSGYINVLPPTYTQVISIEPGWSGISTYIQPVFPSIEAIFAPVADQLIFAVNEQGMYWPALNINTIGFWDTSKGLIINMLSSDSLTMEGYQLVEGQLPLFSGWNLFPIVSSCDQPVELLQDIMGLNFEVIKTADGVNVYWPEIGVNTLGTLKPGKSYMMLISQDTLFTFPSCSGQ; this comes from the coding sequence ATGGGTAAATTTTATCATAATATCATTGCTTTTGTTTTATTGATTTGCATCGCAAAAGCCTCTGCTGGAGCCAATCCGCAAATCCTCTCCGTTACACCCAACAACACTTCTGTTCCCAGGTATGAAAAACTTGAACTTACGGTTAATTTAACTGCAACTTTCAATTCACCTTACGACTTCGACCAGGTAAACCTGCAATGCACCTTCACCTCGCCCACCGGTAAGGTATTCGTCGTTGACGGGTTCTATTACCAGGATTTCACGATGACACAACCCAATGTTCTTGTTCCAAACGGACAGCCGGACTGGCGGATCCGTTTTGCACCGAACGAAACAGGAACCTGGTCCTATTTGGTTAAATTAACTGATACCCAGGGAAGCACAACGCATATTTCCCAGCAGTTTAGTTGTACTAACTCATCACACAAAGGATTTGTTAAAAGGGATGGTGATCATTTGCTTTACGACAACGGAAACCGATTCCTGGCTTTGGGAACAAACCTGGCCTGGACTGAATGGGCATCGGGTTTCACAATTTACAATGACTGGCTTAATTCATTGAAAAATAATGGGGGAAATTATGTTAAGATTACCATGGCGCCCTGGATTTTCGGATTGGAATGGGGGGCGGGATCTTTAGGAAATTACACCGGTCGGCAAAACCGCGCCTGGGGACTTGACTGGGTTTTTGAAAAGTTGCAGCAGCAAAACATCTATTGTCAGTTTCACTTCCTTGTGCACGACGAGTTACGAACTGATTACACAACCGGTTGGAATGAAAATCCTTATAAAAGTTCAAATGGCGGCCCATGTAATAACCCCCAAGATTTTTTCACCAATGCCACTGCCAAAAAAAATTACAAACAAAAGATGCGTTACTCCAATGCGCGGTGGGGTTACTCGTCGTATCTTCACTCCTGGGAGGTGATGTCGGAAACTGACAATACAGGATTTTACAGCAGCAACTATACCCAGACCTACAATTGGGTGAATGAGATGTCGGATTATATCAGGAATATTGACAACTACGACCGTCCGGTGTCATCGGGATTTGCATGGCCACAAAACGACCCCAATTACTGGAACAGCAGTCAGGCAGATTACACGCAATCGCACATTTATGCCAATATTCCCGACCTTGAAATGAAGGTCTATAATTATTCGAAATACTACCTCGACAGGTACCAAAAACCTCACATTGTCGGTGAATTTGCACTTGGACATGACCCCTCAGTAATCTACCAATCCGACCCCAATGGCGTGGCATTTCACAATGTACTATGGTCCTCGGTTTTTTCAGGATCAATGGGATCGGCCATGTCGTGGTGGTGGGATAACTATCTGTACCCAAACGGTTTCTTTAGCTATTTTCAACCGATATCATCGCTGATTAACCAGGCCAACATCAACGACATCAGTTGGTACCACGATCTCCCGCTCACATCAAGTAATGTGCATGAAACACTGGAAGTTTTCCCTGATTTTTCGTCTACCTCACAAAAGGCGCCGTCCAATGATTTTACCATCGGCCCTTCCGGTTCGATAAGTCCTACAGAAATGGACTTAGGGCAGCATCTGTACGGCAGTCTTTATAACTCTTTGCGCAATCCCCCCAAATTTCATGTCCATTATATTAAACCCGGTAAATTTAAAGTCAGGACAGGGAATACGGTTGTTTTGTCAAAAATCAGGATCAGGCTTAACGGCGTTTCCATTATCAACACTAATGCTTCGGCCAATACCACTTACAGTATTGATGTTCCTGAAGGGTTTCACTTTATTGATGTGGAAAATTCCGGAACCGGTATCATGCGCATCGAGAAATACCAGCTCGAAAACTACAAGCCACAGATTCGGGCATTTACACTAAGAAAAAACAATCAGGTTCTCGGTTGGTTCCAAAATATCAATTACAATTGGAAACGGCTGCTTGAAAGTGGCCCTCCCCCTCCTTACAGTGGTGGAAAAATTAACATGCAAAACCTCAGCCCGGGGCTTTACAAAATCAACTGGTATAATGGCAATGCAACGATTGATTCGGCGCAATACAAGTTTACAGCCGATGGGAACCTTCAATTGGATGTCCCTCCGGTGGTTTGGGACGGGGCTTTTGATGCGAAGTTTTTTGTACCATTTCATATTGATTTTGCTGCAACCCCACGAACAGGATTTTCACCGCTCACCGTTCAATTTACCGATCAGACAATTTACACAACCGGGGGGACCTTCAATTGGATGTGGACATTTGGTGATGGCACTTTCAGTTTTCAGCAGAATCCTCAAAAGATTTACACAAATCCGGGGATCTACACTGTAACATTGCAGGTTAGTTCAGGGCAATATGTTCACTCGGTTACCAGGCAGAATTTCATCGTGGTTGATCAGCCAGTGGTTGCTGATTTTGTGGGCGCCCCCACCATAGTTTTACCCGGAAGTCCGGTGCAGTTTGCCGATTTATCAGTAGGCAATCCAACCAGTTGGATGTGGACATTTGGCGACGGAACCCTAAGTTTTCAGCAAAATCCTTCAAAAACATACACCCAGCCAGGAATTTATACCGTTTCGCTGATGGTGCAAAAAGGGTCACAGAGCAATACAAAAACCAGGACGAACTACATTCAGGTTCTGACGCCGCTTATAGCCAATTTCTTTTCCAGCGCTACTACGTCACTACCCGGACAGGTTATTAATTTCACCGACCAATCGATTGGAATCCCGACCACCTGGTATTGGGATTTTGGGAATGGAACAACCAGCACCGTTAAAAATCCGATGGTGACTTACAGCACCCCCGGGCTCTATTCGGTTTCTCTCACAGTAACCAATGCCTATCAGCAAAATACGATCACCAAAACAAATTATATCCATATTCTTTCGCCTTTGATTGCTAATTTTGAGGGCAGCCCCGTTAACTTGTTAACCGGTCAGCAGGTCAGTTTCAACGATTTGTCGCTTGGTAATCCAACCGGATGGATTTGGGATTTTGGCGATGGTATGACTTCAACTCTGCCGAACCCTGTCCATTCATTTAGCCAGGAGGGCTATTTTACCATCAGCCTTACAGTAAATGACCCTCTGCAAACCAGCACTGAAACCAAACCGAATTACATTTATGTGGAAGACACAATTTTTGCCGATTTCACGACAAATCAAACTACCTCATTACCAGGCCAAACAATTCCTTTTTATGATAATTCGCAGGGAGATCCGACAAGTTGGTTCTGGGATTTCGGCAATGGGTTGACAAGCACTTTGCAAAATCCTGAAATGGTTTTCAATGACCCAGGCGCCTATTCGATTTCACTCACTATTGCTACCGGGCTTCAGCAAAACACGATTACCAAATCAAACTATATCACCATACTGGTTCCGCTTATTGCTGATTTTAAAGTTGACACAACGTTTGCATGGACCGGGCAAACAATCAGTTTTACTGATCTGACAACCGGCAGCCCGGAAGAATGGTTATGGGACTTTGGCGACGGGCAGACTTCCATGCTTCAACATCCTGTTCATGTTTATTCTGATGAAGCCTACTACACAGTGACACTCATCGTAAACAACCTGATGCAATCATCCACCGAAACAAAAACCGATTACATCTACATCAGGGAGCCACTTTCTGCTGACTTTACATCCGATACCACCATCGTTATTCCCGGACAGCCCATTCAATTCACTGACCTTTCGTCCGGTTTTCCTGAAACCTGGTTCTGGACTTTCGGCGATGGATTTTCGAGTTACGCCCAGTATCCGATGCATCAATACAGCAATAGTGGAGAGTACAATGTATCTCTGCGGGTTAAAAGGGATAATTACACATCAAACACAGTAAAAACCAAATACATCAAAGTCCTTCCCCCGCTTGTGGCCGATTTTACCACTGACAAACAGGTTGCATTTGTTGATGAAACCATCCAATTTACGGATTTATCAATCGGAGAACCTTATTCCTGGTTTTGGGATTTCGGTAACTTCAGTAATGCCGTCATTCAACATCCTGAGACGAGCTATAGTGAACCCGGTGTATATACAATCGAACTTGCAGTATCTAACGAGTATCAGCAGGATGTCCGGATAAAAGAAAATTTTATCACCATCATTGAGCCATTGGTAGCAAGCTTTACATCGAATTTTCAAGAAGTGAAAATCGGTGAAAAGGTTCAGTTTTTCGACCTGACTACCGGCAGCCCGGATTACTGGAAATGGATTTTCAGCAGTGGTGATTCTTCTTTTGTGCAAAACCCTTTCATCACATTCTGGGAACCCGGGTATGTGGATGTGACGCTGATTGCAGCTAACCAATATCTGACTGATACGCTTATACTTTCCGGTTACATCAATGTTTTGCCGCCCACTTATACACAGGTCATCTCTATTGAGCCTGGCTGGAGTGGTATTTCCACATACATTCAACCTGTTTTCCCCTCTATCGAAGCCATCTTTGCCCCAGTAGCTGATCAATTGATTTTCGCTGTCAATGAGCAGGGGATGTATTGGCCGGCATTGAATATCAATACTATTGGTTTCTGGGATACTTCAAAAGGGCTGATCATTAACATGTTATCATCGGACAGCCTTACAATGGAAGGATATCAGCTGGTTGAGGGGCAACTGCCGTTGTTCAGCGGATGGAATCTATTCCCCATTGTCAGTTCGTGCGATCAACCTGTGGAACTGCTGCAAGACATTATGGGGCTAAATTTTGAAGTGATAAAAACAGCCGATGGGGTTAACGTTTATTGGCCTGAAATCGGAGTAAACACGCTTGGAACGCTTAAACCGGGGAAATCCTATATGATGCTCATTTCACAGGACACACTATTTACCTTTCCTTCATGCTCCGGTCAATGA
- a CDS encoding amidophosphoribosyltransferase yields the protein MSEFIHHECGVALLRLLKPLEFYQAKYGSPFYSLHKMHLMMQKQHNRGQDGAGIANLKLDVEPGVRYINRFRSNSSTPIIDIFEHIYRQFAKIQTQHPELLNDSGWLKKNLEFTGELFLGHLRYGTFGGHKLENLHPVLRENNWMTKSLVLAGNFNMTNVDELFAQLVELGQYPIETTDTITILEKIGHFLDEENEVHYEKYKGLGYVKKEITDKIVANIDIKKVLSRAAKYWDGGYVIAGLLGHGDAFIMRDPSGIRPAFYYYDDEIAVAASERPVLQTSFNLSAGKVMELKPGHVLIIKKDGRIEEVPFTDVKEKRSCSFERIYFSRGTDTDIYKERKRLGKLLTPAILKSINHDLENTVFSYIPNTASVAYKGLIEEINIFCNQIKTDRIMELGNGATPEKIAEILKFSPRVEDIAVKDVKLRTFISKETGRDDLVGHVYDITYGVIREGVDNLVVIDDSIVRGTTLKQSIIRILDRLNPKKIVIASSAPQIRYPDCYGIDMTKLSEFVAFRAAIELLRDTRQEHIINEVYKKAKAQENKPKEDIINHVKEIYRPFTAQQISEKISAIVTPAGTKAKIEIIYQTIEDLHAAIPGHTGDWYFTGNYPTPGGNKVVNRSFINYIENRNERAY from the coding sequence ATGAGCGAATTCATTCATCACGAATGTGGGGTTGCTCTGCTTAGGCTCCTGAAACCATTGGAATTTTACCAGGCAAAGTACGGAAGCCCTTTTTACTCGCTTCACAAAATGCATCTGATGATGCAAAAACAGCACAACAGGGGACAGGATGGCGCCGGAATTGCCAATCTGAAACTCGATGTGGAACCCGGGGTGAGATACATCAACCGTTTTCGCTCCAATTCCTCAACACCCATCATTGATATTTTTGAACATATTTACAGGCAATTTGCAAAAATTCAAACCCAACATCCTGAGCTGCTGAATGACTCAGGGTGGCTCAAGAAAAATCTCGAATTTACAGGAGAACTTTTCCTTGGACACTTGCGCTACGGTACTTTTGGCGGGCATAAGCTGGAAAACCTGCATCCGGTCCTGCGCGAAAATAACTGGATGACCAAAAGTCTTGTTCTTGCCGGAAACTTTAACATGACCAATGTGGATGAGCTGTTTGCCCAATTGGTTGAACTGGGACAATACCCGATCGAAACCACCGATACAATTACAATTCTTGAGAAAATTGGACATTTTCTGGATGAGGAGAATGAGGTGCATTACGAAAAATACAAAGGGTTGGGCTACGTAAAAAAAGAGATCACCGACAAAATAGTTGCCAACATCGACATTAAAAAAGTTTTAAGCCGTGCAGCCAAATATTGGGACGGCGGTTATGTGATTGCCGGTCTGCTCGGCCATGGCGATGCTTTTATCATGCGCGATCCGTCAGGGATCAGACCGGCTTTCTATTATTATGATGATGAGATAGCGGTTGCAGCCTCCGAACGCCCTGTACTTCAAACTTCATTTAATTTGTCTGCCGGAAAAGTCATGGAATTGAAGCCCGGTCATGTATTGATCATCAAAAAAGATGGCCGGATTGAGGAAGTGCCGTTTACCGATGTCAAAGAAAAGAGGTCATGCTCCTTTGAACGCATCTACTTTTCGCGGGGTACTGATACCGACATTTATAAAGAGCGAAAACGCCTTGGTAAGTTGCTAACACCGGCCATTCTGAAAAGCATTAATCATGACCTCGAAAACACAGTTTTCTCTTACATCCCAAACACAGCTTCAGTTGCATACAAAGGGTTGATCGAGGAGATCAACATATTTTGCAATCAGATTAAGACCGACCGTATCATGGAGCTTGGTAACGGGGCAACACCCGAAAAAATCGCTGAGATTCTGAAGTTCTCGCCAAGAGTGGAGGATATTGCAGTAAAAGACGTTAAACTCAGGACTTTCATATCAAAAGAAACCGGACGCGATGACCTGGTAGGTCACGTTTACGATATCACCTATGGTGTGATCAGGGAAGGGGTGGATAACCTGGTGGTGATTGACGATTCCATTGTAAGAGGCACAACCCTGAAGCAGAGCATCATCCGCATTCTGGACAGGCTCAATCCGAAAAAGATCGTGATTGCCTCTTCAGCACCTCAAATCCGCTATCCCGACTGCTATGGTATCGACATGACCAAACTCAGCGAATTTGTTGCTTTCAGGGCGGCTATTGAATTATTGCGCGACACCCGCCAGGAACATATCATCAATGAGGTATATAAAAAAGCCAAAGCCCAGGAGAACAAACCTAAAGAAGATATCATCAACCATGTGAAAGAGATTTACAGACCATTCACCGCACAACAGATTTCTGAAAAAATCTCCGCCATAGTTACACCGGCCGGTACGAAAGCAAAAATCGAGATCATTTATCAAACCATTGAGGACCTTCATGCAGCCATTCCGGGGCATACCGGCGACTGGTACTTTACCGGTAATTATCCTACACCCGGAGGGAACAAGGTGGTTAACCGGTCATTTATCAATTACATCGAAAACCGGAACGAGCGGGCATATTGA